The Hordeum vulgare subsp. vulgare chromosome 7H, MorexV3_pseudomolecules_assembly, whole genome shotgun sequence DNA window aaactattaacacttaagcatatacaatagaaaaattaaactattaacacttaagcatatacaatagcaaaattaagcaataatctaagaaacactattaacacttaagcatatacactatacaatagcaaaattaaatgacaaaaaaaatatttcttcttcttgtaaccctaaactaatttttcctcttcttctatttctcctcttcttctacttcttcttttacttttctacgtctcctcttcttctactacttctcctctcctcttcttctatttttcctcttcttctcctctcctcctcttcttattctcctttttcttcttttcttctcctcctcttcttattctcctttttcttcctttcttctcctttttcttcctttcttccctttttcttcttttcttctcctttttcttcttttcttctacttttcttcttttcttctcctttttcttccttctcctttttcttcctttcttctcctttttcttcctttcttctcctttttcttcctttcttctcctttttcttcctttcttctcctttttattcctttcttctcctttttcttcttttcttctcctgtttcttctttgcttctcctttttcttctttgcttgtgctggccggagtgttcgggaggagggggcgtggggcttaccggccggaggtgtcgacgacgcgcggcgaggaggacggcggcgcgcggcgaggaggacagtgacgcgcggcgaggaggacggcggcggtgagcaggacgacggcgacggtgaggaggacggcaggcggcggcgagcaagacggcgggcagcctgacggcgtcgtcgagttcgtcgctattgccgcgccgggcaggagaacgagatgaagaagaagagaaatggacgatttgggttcgaaattttctaagtcccgcttatacaggtggatctttagtcccgggtggagccacgacccgggactaaagacccctttagtcccaggtggagccacgacccgggactaaaggccctttttcgggcagactaaaaggcgggaagcaggggcctttagtcccggggcgtggcaagaaccgggactaaagggggtctttagtcccgggtggagccacgccccgggactaaaggccgccCTTtttggcagaccagaaggcgggaagcaggggcctttagtcccggggcgtggcaagaaccgggacaagtgttgcctatataaaccctcgcccctgcccaccatatcccctgttttttggttgttgaagtgtgaccatgccatgctcttgccactctagttcatgcacatgatgtgttcgatgaaatgcccgagccactctacttaagctttctcctctccaagctcgacctccaagctccattttccttaatatttgtctaggtttggccgtgcaccaactgcgagcaccaccgtggtgagcctcttgttcttatcttctttttaaaatcaaaaaaatcttacttgtatgatttagatacatacttgtataaattactcacttttattattttttgttattatatagtgcgatggttttggtatccgcctccgtcggtcctcgtcctgtctatgattcggatgtggtatatattatcttttataactatttgttttatttagtgtttatgacaattatgacgaccaatgtgacatttatttttttaatctaggaggtatgtgaaccggaaattccaacccacataaaaattcttgtcgagaagttaaatttggttgaaaaagaaaacaaatacttgaagaaaaaattgaaaataattgaggataagaatatggaactggagttgcatgtcgccgatgtcatcgatgatcgcaagatgaagatcgatgcgatgaggttgaagatggatgcaatgcgcttgaagatggataaaatgcgcttgaagattaggaatattagaaaatatgtcattgataaagaggcttggtattattatgctgttgggtcaattgttaccttagttgcgattttgatcgcctttgttgttgcatttaaatattttacatagttgtatgttgttttatgagagaactttatgtatttattttttgcaataataacatttgatcactactattctttggctttaatgtgatgatgaacttgtattaatttggtcatatgttctgcaatggttttttgatatatttaatttcataatagagatgaatcgccaatgataatatttaatttcataatatgcttttttgaactccatactttttgtgtgttcaacaatttctgacttcatttggtatatttcgtgcatttacttatttttttgagctagttgaccctgaaattgaaaagcactacaaatgaagtctgaaaatgttgaaagttgccatgctatcatcatttcacccacatagcatgtgttaaaaagttgagagggctacgacaaaaactgaatgcacttcgtgtacaaaacggacaatctctctcgaagtatcacggtttcgaacgagaactcatctcttacaaagggatttcatttttttgaacttatttgaactccatactttttgtgtgttcaaaatgcatcattcaaaggcacatcacaaaatttcaacaatttctgacttcatttggtatatttcatgcatttactttttttttgagctagttgaccctgaaattgaaaagcactacaaatgaactctgaaaatgttgaaagttggcatgctatcatcatttcacccacatagcatgtgtaaaaaagttgagagggctacgacaaaaactggatgcacttcgtgtacaaaacggacaatctctctcgaagtatcagggtttcgaacgagaactcatctcttacaaagggatttcattttttttgaacttattttaactccatactttttgtgtgttcaaaatgcaccattcaaaggcacatcacaaaatttcaacaatttctgacttcatttggtatatttcgtgcatttacttttttttttttgagctagttcaccctgaaattgaaaagcactacaaatgaactctgaaaatgttgaaaattggcatgctatcatcatttcacccacatagcatgtgttaaaaagttgagagggatatgacaaaaactggatgcacttcgtgtacaaaacggacaatctctctcgaagtatcacggtttcgaacaagaactcatctcttacaaagggatttcatttttttgaacttatttgaactccatactttttgtgtgtgcaaaatgcaccattcaaaggcacatcacaaaatttcaacaatttctgacttcatttggtatatttcgtgcatttacttattttttttgagctagtttaccctgaaattgaaaagcactacaaatgaactctgaaaatgttgaaagttggcatgctatcatcatttcacccacatagcatgtgttaaaaagttgagagggctaccacaaaaactggatgcacttcgtgtacaaaacggacaatctctctcgaagtatcagggtttcgaacgagaactcatctcttacaaagggatttcatttttttgaacttatttgaactccatactttttgtgtgtgcaaaatgcaccattcaaaggcacatcacaaaatttgaacaatttctgacttcatttggtatatttcgtgcatttactttttttttgagctagtttaccctgaaattgaaaagcactacaaatgaactctgaaaatgttgaaagttggcatgctatcataatttcacccacatagcatgtgttaaaaagttgagagggctacgacaaaaactggatgcacttcgtgtacaaaacggacaatctctctcgaagtatcagggtttcgaacgagaactcatctcttacatggatactatgaaaatgaaaagtgtttgaaatttagtacattccatacatgcattacataaaaggtttaatacattattgcaccaatattcctatctattatttctgttttcttctgggtcgtagccatggagaatctttatcattcagtaggatgcttgggtcagttttcactttgaagggcggaatttcatgaaacttattctaatcttctgacatgtctgtcttgtcatctactcccacgatgtttcttttccgtgaaagaactatgtggcgttttggctcatcggacgatatcttcttttgctgatttctttttctcgttaatgtagacatgtccttcacatagaaaacctgagcgacatcattggctaggacaaatggttcgtccatgtatgcaagattgttgagatccactgttgtcatgccgtacttttggtctacaactaccctgcctcctgtcagcttcacccatttgcaccgaaataaagggatcttaaaagtaggtccatagtcaagttcccatatctcctctatgtacccgtaatatgtttccaaacaatacccattctcgtctgttgcatcaaagcggacaccactattttggttggtgctctttttatcttgggcaaccgtgtaaaatgtattcccatttatctcatacccttggaaagtacatatagtcgaagatggtggcttggccaaacagtacagctcatctccaacggtgtcgtcattcatgagatgtgtctgcaaccaactgccgaaagtcttatcgtgttcccctttaatccaagagtcagccttcccccggttttcggagcgtagaatattcttgtgtctcacgatatacggagccaccacggtgaaaTTGTGtacaactgtgtagtgtgcttgagagaaagaatgcccgtccatacatacgtttgctttccttcctagtgtgccttttcctgtcagcctaccctcataccgagattcaggaacaccaatcggcttaaggtcaggaagaaagtccacacaaaactcaatgacctcctctgttccatagcccttggaaatgcttccttctggcctagcacggttacgaacatatttctttaagactcccataaacctctcgaaggggaacatattgtgtagaaacacaggaacgagaattctaatctcttcgactcggtgaactaggaggtgtgtcattatattgaagaaggatggcgggaacaacaactcaaagctgaccagacattggaccacatcaatctgtaaccctgatagactttctcgatcgattaccttctgagaaattgcattgaggaatgcacataccttcacaattgccaggtgaacattttccggtagaattcccctcaatgcaaccggaagcaattgcgtcataagcacgtggcggtcatgagactttaggttttggaattttttgtctttcatatttacgattccctttatattcgacgagaagccagtcgggaccttgatactaaacaggacttcaaagaagatttccttctcttccttagtaagagcgtagctggcacaccCTTCAAACTGccgtggatgcatgccatctcttccttcatgacattcctggtcctcccgtgcttccggtgtatcttttgacttcccatacaagcccaggaagcctagaatattcacgcagagattcttcgtcaggtgcatcacgtcgattaccgagcggacctcatggacttcccagtagggtagctcccaaaatatagatttcttcttgcacatgggtacgcgcttatcagggccgttaggaacaggttggctgccaggaccctttccaaagattacttttaaatctttgaccatatcaaatacttcagcaccagtacggatgacaggcttcccccggggttctgccttgccattgaaatgcttgccttttttctttaagggatgcttgggcggaagaaaacgacgattgtacggatacacattcttcctacagttgtcgagatatatactttctgtctcatccaaatagtgcgtgcatgcattgtatcccttgtttgactgtcctgaaatgttactaagagcaggccaatcattgatggttacgaaaagcaacgctcgaaggtcaaattcctcttgtttgtgctcgtcccacacacgcacacctggttcggcccacagctgtaaaagttcatcaactaagggccttaggtacacatcaatatcgttgtcgggttgctttggaccttgtataagaactggcatcataatgaacttccgcttcatgcacaaccaaggaggaaggttgtagatacatagagtaacgggccaggtgctgtggctgcaactctgctccccaaaaggattcatgccatctgtactcagacctaaccataagttccttgcgtcagctgcaaatctcgggaactctctctcgatttttctccactgccgaccatcagcggtgtgcctcaacttatcgtctttcatacgatcttccatgtgccatcgcaacaacttcgcatgatctttatttctgaacagacgtttcaaccgtggtattataggagcataccacatcaccttggcaggaaccctcttcctgggtggctcgccctcaatatcaccagggtcatcttttctgatcttataccgcgatgcagtgcataccgggcatttatccatattctcgtacttctcaccgcggtagaggatgcagtcattagggcatgcatgtatcttctgcacgtctaatcctagagggcagacaagcttctttgcttcgtacgtgctggcgggcaattcgttctttcttggaagcatcttcttcatcagtaccagcaacttttcgaatgacgagtcagtcacaccggtctctgccttccacttcagcaattccagtgtgctacccagcttcttctggccatcttcacaagttgggtacaacaatttgttgtggtcctgtaacatctgctcgaactgcaacctctccttttctgtgtcgcaaccttgccgtgcatcagaaatgacccggccaagatcatcagcgggctcatctggttcccgttcttcatcctgatcttcttcttcattgtcttccattgcggtatcagcatactcagggaacatagatcggtagttgtcatcatcgttctcttcttcttcatcgtcgtcttccatcataacccctctttctccatgcttggtccaaacattatagcccgacataaaaccggaccgaagcaggtggctctgaatgactcttgaggaagtgtaatccttctcattccgacattcaacacatggacaaaacatatagccaccaccatgcttgttcgcatcggctgcatctcgaaaagaatgcacaccttctctgtaagcggttgtgcgtcgatcaccgtacatccatggatggctcatctgcattatacgacagtatatcaaatacaatcacgatcctaaaaattagtaccgcacggtctaaacgaggaaatatagttgctaaccttttagaataagtagaaataaagaggaagaggtttaagcgtggctcaggcatctcatatcgtagttgtgttcggtgaactgaagcggcatcgctctaacacacatttcaacaaacacctctagtacatcaaaaaaagtggagagcaagcacccacccacaatcctccatccaagaaaaatgcaacgaagaggggacaggggggctgtgctatatataggcagaggactttagtcccggtttgagacacaaaccgggactaaaggtggcgcacatgcgggctgcccaccgcgtagccctttagtcccggtttgggacacgaaccgagactaaaggctccttacgggccgggactaaaacctcgagggaggatatgagaattggggcgacgtggtcgggcctttagtcccggcccagaggcaggccgggactaaagggtcccggccaaaggcccgtttctaCTAGTGATAACTCGTAAGGCCCTATTTAGGAGGACTATAGAGTTTCACAATTGTACAAATTTCCATGGTAAGCTTGCTTAGCCCGAGGTTTACGTTATCTACTTGGATAGCTAGCTTTACTAAGACAAGAAACCCAGTGAACAGGCTGCAGTGACAAAACAAAATTTAAGTTGATAAGAGACTTTTTTGAGTTAAGTACCAttctatgacaacaacaaaaattgttatgaaaaagtgatttatCATAGCGAACAAATAGTGACACTTCCAAGAATAAACCAACATCTAATGAACATTTTAATTACATGAATTTATGTATCACCTAGAGGAGCTTGTTAGTCATGGTTTTGTTGATAATCTTAAGACAATAGTTCCAGAAGTTCGATGGCACCATTTTCCTTGAGCATAAGAGTAGTAGTAACAAAATTTAACCTCGACATATCTAAAGAACGATTCTTAAAGGCCTCTAACTAGAGCCATGAAATCTAACATCTTTTTTTTGAGACAGAGGGGCCTGGAGGGGAGAATGATCAGAAAACAAGATTTAGTCAGGTAATTAAATAGATATGCGATAATTCAAGTCTGAGCTCAGGCTCATCTTCACCCGACGAACAGTTAAACAAAAAATAGGAGAAAACTCAAGGATATCTCATATTTTTTAAAATCCAAGATGCTCGCCTATGCAAGATGCATATAAATTTTGGTGGTGTTTGGACACCTGACAAGGTCGAGTAAAAAAATCTGGTCCAAATAGTGCATCTTTCCAAAGTTTCTTTCAAAGCCAAATCTTGTTATTTCTGCCACGACCTCCTAGAATGTCCAAACATCCCCAAAATATTGCACTCACATTGTGCACACGAGAATCTTGGTTGATAAAAAAAtcagtttttttttaattttcttgctattgttATTGATCTTATTGTTCATCAGCGAGAGCATCCAGGCCTGGGAGCCTAATCGCCACACTCCGAGATATGGTTTTATTGTATCCAGAAGCAACTTTCAGCATGTAATCAGAGTCATCACTGATTTTTAGCACAATAAGATAGTTTTTCCGCATTTCTTCGGTTAGCAATAACATCAAAATAGATAGTGTTTCTATCCTCTCTTTAAATTCCACATAATTTTGTATTCACAAAGAGACCACTATCCTCTGCCCCACGGATACAAAACGCTCCCTGTCGCATTTGTTGAAGAAAGACATTAGAGTTACTCCATGTATGATTGGATTTTTTTTTCACGTTTTTGTTGTCCGATGATGACTTGTGACAAGTCTGAAGCAGAATTTTGTATTTCATCTTGTTGTGtgcatggaggatgcagatgcccgGAGGTTTTGCTGGAGACTACATGTGTCAAATTAGTTCACAAGTAAGAGCAAACTACCGAGCGTTCAGTAAACGTTGTGGGGGCGCGCGCATGTGTGTTTATATTgtattccctccgttcctaaatataagtctttttagagatttcactaaggaactacatacgaagcaaaataaatgaatatatactctaaagtatgtctatatacatccgtatgtagtcttttaataaaatctcttaaaagacttatatttaggaacggaaggagtaatCGGTTTCAAAAACAATTAAGAGCAATACTTGCCGGACTATTTTTTATAAACTCAAAAACTTTCGGTCTATCCATCAACTGTCAACTTGTTGGGCCTGCCTGCAAAGAAAagaatttctccttgtatttcctcatcatacATTAAAGAAACAAGAATGGTCAGTCTTCGATCAGAGAGTGGAGGACCCAGCCACGCAAAAAAAAAACATACAAATGCACTACGTATGATATACACCAACGCTCCCCTAATATATACCATGACGAGTCATCACAAGTTGTTGAAGGCCTGCGTGCCCCGGTTGTAGCCGTAGTAGGAGAGGTACCACCGGACGAACTTCTTGAGCCCCATCTCGAGGCTGGTGGTGGGCTTGTACCCTAGCTGCTCCCGCGCCAGGCTGATGTTGGCGTGCGTGAAGGGCACGTCCCCGTTCCCGGGCATCTCCACCACGTTCCTCTTGGCGTTCACCCGGAGGTACCTCTCCAGGATCGACACCAGCGTCGGCACCGTCACCGGCGCCGTGTTCCCCAGGTTGAAGATCCTGTACGGCGCCGGCCCGCGCTTCCTCCCGCCCGTCCCCGTGCTCCGCCCCGCCGTGTCGAGCGACGCCAGGCACCCCCGCACGATGTCGTCGATGTAGGTGAAGTCCCGGGCCAGGTCGACGTGGTCCCTGCCCCGGTACACCGTGATTGGCTTCCCCTGGAGGATGTTCCGGGTGAAGGAGAAGTAGGCCATGTCCGGCCGCCCCCAGGGCCCGTACACGGTGAAGAAGCGGAGGCCGGTGACCGACAGGCCGTAGATGTGGTTGTAGGTGTGGGTGATCTCCTCGCCGGCCTTCTTGGTGGCCGCGTAGAGGGACGCCGGCCGGTCCGTGCGGTGCGCCTCCGAGAAGGGCACCGCGTTGTTGAGCCCGTacacggaggaggaggacgcccacACCACGGCCGGCTGCGGGTCGGCCTCCTTGCACGCCTCGAGGAGGGACACCAGCCCGGCGATGTTGGAGTGCACGTACGACGCCGGGTTCTCCATGGCGTACCGCACCCCGGCCTGCGCCGCCAGGTGGAGGACGTGGGTGAAGGGCACCACGTCGAAGAGCTTGGTGAGGAGGCGGCCGTCGTTGATGTCGCCCTCCACCACGAACACGCCGTGCGACGCCAGCAGCGCCCGCCGGGCCTTCTTGAGCGACGGGTCGTAGTACTTGTTGAAGTTGTCGATGCCGACCACGCCGTCGCCGCGCTTCCGGAGGGCCAGCGAGCAGTGCGTGCCCACGAACCCGGCGGCGCCGGTCACCAGCACGGACAGCCCCGCGCCCTCCGCCGACCCGGGCGGCCGGCGGGGCGACGCCGACGCGCGGATCTGCCGCTCCCAGTGCAGCCCGCCCCAGGACGCGGCGAAGTAGCGGGACGAGGTGTCGACGAAGGAGTGGAAGCTGAGGTACGTGGCCGTCATGGCCACGAGGAAGAGCGCCCACAGGAACATGGTGCCCGTGGAGGCGAAGCACCGGTGCAGCTGCCGGGTCATGGCCCCCGCCCGCTCGATCTTCACCTTGCCCGGCGTCGACGGCagcatgtcctcctcctcctcggctacCACCCGCATCCTCTGCTCATGCAAgcaaatgaagaaaaagaaagaggagaccaacgggcggccggccggccggcggcggcggcgcgctccTCTTATCGATGTGATCGGTCGGTCGGTCGGTCGTGTCGACCGCAGCAGCGCTCGACCACGGTCAGCTGCTCGTCGCAACAAAGGATGGAATGTGTGCCTCCGCTGAGGTGGTCGATCTCGTTGCGCGAGCGCTGTCGCCGATCATTCTCGTTCCAAGAAATTCCCGGCGCCTGCTTAGGAGGGCGTGGGTTATAAATAGCGTGGTTTTGTGTTTCGGGGCTCGGCGATGTTGGTGGACATCCCTGTAATTTAGCCTGGTTTATTTTTAGCCTCCTGTGTGAAGACAAGGGGAAGACAAGAGAAGAATGGATACTCTTGTCTTGTTTGCTCTGCTCACGCCTCACGGCATTGGCATACACATGTGTGTGAGCTCTTTTGTGGAAGAGCAGACCAGAAGACTTGTTTGCTCTGCTCACTATACATATGTGTGAGCTCATTTGTAGAAGTTTGGGATATATAACATCGATAAAATGTGAAATAGCTAAAAGAAAATCTATCATAATAGGGGTGACAGTCGGTAAAAAAGTTACCACAATTAAGAGAGCCAACAAAAAGTTATCACTTCTATGGTAACTTTTTGCAAAGAACTACGTACCGCTTCCACTTAGTGACGATTTAAATGTGTTTATGACAACGAGGCCCATCCCTTCGTACGATAGTCAATGGACAGTGATATGCGCCGGTCGACCGGCTCAGACTTTTTCGCCCGTCTTGTGCACACCGTCCGATTGGACAAGAGACAGTCGTCAGATTTAACTCTCCTCTCCCCACGAGTCAACTCTTTTCTTCTTCAGATTGCACCACCCGCCCTCGCAAAAAAACACCTCCAACACCAGCGGATTCCGACCTTcgggccgcccgccgtcgccctctcgTCGGGCGGAGCGCCATGGATGCAGCTCCGCCGCTCGCGGTCGCCATGGATGGATCTTGCACCCGCCGCTTGCGCACGCCATGGATGCAGCTCCGCCTCGCTGACGCATAATGaatgtagcaaaaaaaatatgtCGATTGTAGCAAAATAGAAGAACAGTTGCAGTAAAATCAAATCGCCGCCGCTGGCGATCTCAGCTTCGGCGTGATTGATGTAGAAAAAAATGTATAATGGTTGTAGCATTTTTTCCATCATGGTTGCAGCTCGGTCATGCCAAcgcttgtagcaaaaaaatacaattgcaacaaaatagaacgacggatgtagcaaatttgtataatggttgtagcattttttcatcatggttgTAGCTCAGCCATGCTAACGCTTGTACCAAAATTTCCGTTATCGGTTGTAGTAAAATTTTGACACGGTTGTAGTAAAAATCGCTGGATGACCACAGCTACAACTCCGACGAACTTTGGTTTCAACTCAGACAGACGTGGTTGTAGTCTTTTTTATCAACGGTTGTAGCTTTTTTTTGAACACTTGTAGCTTTTGGGGTAAGTGATTGTAGCATTCGCAACACCATCTCTGCAGATCCTCGTGCAACAACCTCACATATCGGCCAAGGGATCACCCACCCCTTGAGGCCTTGCTGTTTGTAGCTCCTCCGTCTGCCGGTTGCAGATGACCCTCCGTTTCGCTGGATGTACCATGGATCTGACGAAAAACGAGATGGATCTGAGGgatacgagaggaagaagaagcggagaagatagAAGAAAAAGCGAGCGTCAATGCCAGCGTGTCTCCGCGTGAATAAGGGAGCGAGCGATAGTGACCGATGAAAAGCTTCCGTCAGCGTGTAGACGCGAAACGTTTCCCAATTTTTAAAGCACAGACATTTTTTAAAATCGcgagaacaaattttaaaacggagaacaattttgaaaaatcgtgAAGAAATTCAGAAGCGTAattaattttttaaagcacggacATTTTTAAAATCTTCAGAACGTaattttgaaacggagaacaAGAAAAAACCTGAAATTTTTTGGaagcgaacaaatttttaaagcacggacattatttgaatcttaagaacaaattttgaaacggtgaacaattttgaaaaatcctgaacaaatttagaagcacgaacaattttttttaaagcacgaacattttgtgaatcttgagaagaaatttttgaaatagaatacaattttgaaaaaatccaaacaaatttggaagcgcgaacatttTTTAAAGCACAATCATATTTTTAATCTTGAGAACTAAAATTTGaaacggagaacaattttgaaaaacccggAACAAATTTGAAAGAGTGAATAAATatttaaagcatgaacattttttgaatcttgagaacaaattttgtaaCCGAGAACAATATTAAAAAGCCcttaacaaatttggaagcacaaACAATTGTTTTTTTTAATCTTGAAAAGAAAATATTGAAAtgtggaacaattttgaaaaacctcaaacaaatttgaaaccgcgaacaattttttaaaacatgaacattttttgaatcttaataTCAAATTTGAACAAATGTTGAACACATTTGAACAATGTGTTGTACGTGCGTTGACCACAAAATTAACATGTAATTGATATCCTATATAATTACTAATATTTTGAATATATTACTAATGTGTAGAGATAGATTTTGTAGTACATGTGTTGTACGTGCGTTGATCACAAATTCAGAACTTTACATTCATTT harbors:
- the LOC123412172 gene encoding UDP-glucuronate 4-epimerase 1-like, producing MRVVAEEEEDMLPSTPGKVKIERAGAMTRQLHRCFASTGTMFLWALFLVAMTATYLSFHSFVDTSSRYFAASWGGLHWERQIRASASPRRPPGSAEGAGLSVLVTGAAGFVGTHCSLALRKRGDGVVGIDNFNKYYDPSLKKARRALLASHGVFVVEGDINDGRLLTKLFDVVPFTHVLHLAAQAGVRYAMENPASYVHSNIAGLVSLLEACKEADPQPAVVWASSSSVYGLNNAVPFSEAHRTDRPASLYAATKKAGEEITHTYNHIYGLSVTGLRFFTVYGPWGRPDMAYFSFTRNILQGKPITVYRGRDHVDLARDFTYIDDIVRGCLASLDTAGRSTGTGGRKRGPAPYRIFNLGNTAPVTVPTLVSILERYLRVNAKRNVVEMPGNGDVPFTHANISLAREQLGYKPTTSLEMGLKKFVRWYLSYYGYNRGTQAFNNL